The Streptomyces nigra genome includes the window CCCCGTTCCCCTCGTTCGTCCCTCCATACGCGCACGAGCCCTCCTGCGTTCGGCCGAACCGTCCGTCGGCCCGGTGCCGTCCGAGGCCGTCGCCCCGCCGGCCCGCCGCCGAGGCCTCGCGCGCCGACGCCTCACGCACCGCACGGGCCGCCTCCGCCAAGGACGCCCCCGTCGTCATCAGGTCGTCCACCAGCACCACGGCCCCACCCCCGGCGAGCAGCCGCCCACCGCCGGGGACGACCGCCAGGGCGCCCGCAAGATTGACCAGCCGCTGCCGGGACCCGAGCCCCGACTGGTCGGCCACCCAGCGCGTCTGCCGCAGCACGGCGGCCACCCGCGCCGGTGTCCCGGACCGCCGCAGCGCACCCGCCGCCGCGAGCGCGATCCGCCGGGCGGGATCGTGCCCCCGAGCCCGCACCGCCGCCCGCGCCGACGGGACGGGCACGAGCACCACGGAGCCGTCCCCGCCGGCCGTACCGTCGTCCGCCCACGGCTCGCCAGCCGTGCCGCCCTCGCGGAGCCCCGCCCGCACAGCCTCCGCCAGGGCCTCCCCCAGTGGAGCCGCCAAAGCCAGCGCTCCGCGCTCCTTGTGGGCCAGCAGCACGGCCCGCACCTCGTCCGTGTACCGGGCCGCCGCGTTCACCGCCGGCAGCCCGGGCGGCTCCGGCACCGGTCGCACCCGGCTCGGCGCAGTCCCGGTCAGGACCGCACGGCACTCCGGGCAGAGCACCGTACGGGGCCTCCCACAGCCTCCGCACTCGGCCGGCAGCACCAGATCGGTGAGGTCCTGCCACCACCCCCGCATGGCCTCCACTCTGCCGAAAGCGGCACGGCCCGGCCACCCCTGTGGACAACCGCCTGTGGATAAGTCGGAGCGCGCCGCCACGCGCGCGCGAAACCCAGTTCCCAACCGGTCCAATCCTGAATTCAGTTCAGTTCGCACCGGAATCCAAAAGGGCCCGGCGACCGCGAACAGGCCAGCTGGCCGGTAAACGGACGCGCCCCTCCCGAATGCCGACGAGAGAAACCCCCGAAGACCCACCCGCGAAAACCGGCCGATCCCATGAGGCCGTACGGAGCCGCAAGGCAGCCGTACGGAAACCGTTCGGGGCGCGAAAGCGCTCATTCCGAACGGCGAACGGCGAAAACTCACCGGAAACCCGCGGACGCGGACGGCTCAGCCCGGATAGACCGGCGCCGTCCCGTCCGTGACCACCTTCTGCCACTGCTCCCCGGCCGGCAGCCGGACGATCCCGTCCTCCGAGTACCCCACCAGGGGAAGCCGCGCGTCCTCGGACGCGGTGATCTCCTTGACGCCGCTGAGGGACGCCGGCGCCGGCACCTCCGGAGTGGAGCCATCGACCTGCACGTAGCGCATGGTCTGCACGCCGTCCTTCTCGCGGCCGACCACGACGAGCCGGCTGTCCCCGGCCCACGACATGGCCGTGACCTCCTCCAACTCGGGAGTGGCGGAGCGCAGTTCGTGCACCGAGACACTCGACCCGTCGCCGGTCCCGCCGTCCTCGCCGCGCTCGATACGGCCGATGAGCAGCGAGGACTTCTCGCCGGACTTCACGACGAGCGCGATGCGCACCCCGTCGGCGGCCACGCGTACCGACTCGATCCGGCCCTCGAGGCCCGGCGGGGTCTTCACCTCAATGGGGTCGTCGACGCCCTTCTTCAGCAGGAGCAGCCGCGGCTTGCCGGGATCGCGGTCGGCCACCCACAGGTCGCCCTGGGCGTCCCAGCTGGGCGCGGACAGCCGCTTCCCGACGGACGGACCCGAGCTGGTCAGCTCGGGCTCGCCGAGCGGGCCGCCCGACACGAGCGCCCCGACGTACAGGTTCTTGCCGTCGAGTCCGATCCCGGCGGCCATGTCCTCGTCGCGCGAGACGGCCGCCGACCCCAGCTGCATGTCCTCCCCGAGGGCCCCCGGCACCGGGGCGGGCACGGTCTCGTCGGTCGCCGCCGCCAGCCGCACCAGGTGGTGCTTCTCGTCGAGGAAGTACAGATAGTCGGCGCGCTTCGCCGATCCCCGCACGGCGACGTCCTCGGCGTCCTCCGTGGTGAGGTGGCACAGCTGCTTGCCGCCCGCGCGCAGTTCGACCTCGTCCATGGTGGGGGTGAGGTTCTGGAGGGTGAACAGCAGCTGGGCCGCCATCTCCCGGCACTTGTTCACGCCGACCCGCGCCGCCTTGCCGTTCAGCGGCACCGTCAGCTTGTTCTGGTCGTCCGGGGTCAGCGACACCTGGCCGTCCGGCAGTGCCGTACCGGTGGGGAAGCTCGAGCGGACCACCGGGTCGAGCCAGCGCGTGGGCCCCCGCAGCAGGGAGCGCACCGCCTCGGTCACCGGGTCGACGTTCCTGCGCACATAGACGGGGTCGGCGACGGCCGCCGTGTGCGGGGTGGTGCCGGGACCGGTGCCCGTGGCGAAGTAGTACCGGTCGACGGACTGGTAGTTGCGCTGGAAGTCCGAGCGGCCCATGACGACGCCGCGCGGCGGTACGTCGATGCGCCACTGGCGGGTCTTCTTGTCCCGGACGAGGTGCATCGTCTCGCGGTAGTCGCCGTCGGCGGGCGCGTACGACTGCTCCGCGTCGACCGTGGCGACCCGGGTGCCGGTCAGCGTGTACGACAGGCTGTCCCGCTCCTCGCGGCTCACCCGGTCGGGCTGGGCGCCCGGTCCGTCTGCGAGCACGGTCGTGGAGCGCAGCGGGTGCCACTTCTCCGACGCCTGCGGGGTGAGGTACTTGCGGGCTATCTCGTAGTCCGGATCGTCGCTGGTCAGCGCCTCCAGGAAGCCCGTGACGATCTCGGAGTACGACGCGTCCTCGTGCGGCGGCACCGCGAAGACCCGAACCTGCGCGTTCTGCCGCGGTGTGGACTCCACCCCGCGCAGATCGCCGCTGTCGGGCATCGAGGCGCACCCGGCCAGCAGTACGGCGCCGCAGGCCGCGTAGGCCGCCGCGCGCCCCGGTCCGTGCCGCCGGGTCCCCCGCTTGCGGTCAGCGCCCACGAGATGTCTCCCCCTGCCTGCTCGACTCCTCGGTCCGCCCGGCCCCCTCGCCCGGCACGTCCTTCTCACCGGACCGCTCGACGACGGTGTCCTCCAGCCGCCGTCCCCCCGAAGCGGGCCGGGGCACCACCCGGGCGCCGTTGCCGGGCAACGCCGTCGGGTCGGCCTTCGGCGCCGCACTCGACCGCGGCGCGATCGGGTCGCGCACGGGCCGCACCCCCTGCTCGCCCTGGGTCTGGGCCGGTACGGTCGCGGACTTGCCCCCGGAGGGCAGTCCGGCGTCGTCGAGGCCGCGGTTGCGCCGCGAGTCCTTCGGTTCCAGCGGTATCGGCGAGCCCCGCAGCGGCTCGTCGGCCGTGCGCGGCAGCGTCAGCCGGAACTGCGAACCGCCCCCCGGCTCGCCCCACGCCTGGAGCCAGCCGCCGTGCAGCCGCGCGTCCTCCAGCGCGATGGACAGGCCGAGGCCCGTGCCGCCGGTGGTCCGGGCGCGGGCCGGGTCGGCCCGCCAGAACCGGCTGAACACGCGGGTCGCCTCGCCGGGCTTGAGCCCGACGCCGTAGTCGCGCACCGCGACCGCGACCGCTCCGCCGGCCGAGGCCAGCTTGACCACGACGTCCCGGCCCTCGCCGTGCTCGACGGCGTTGACCACGAGGTTGCGCAGCACGCGCTCGACCCGGCGGGCGTCCGCCTCGGCGACGACGGGCTGCTGGTCGCCGAGGACCCGTATATGGGTGCCCTTGCGCTCGGCGAGCGGCTCGGCGCCGCTGACGACACGCCGCACTACCTCGCGCAGGTCGATCGGTTCGGCCTCCAGCGCGGCGGCCCCGGCGTCGAAGCGGCTGATCTCCAGCAGGTCGGCGAGCAGCGACTCGAACCGGTCCAGCTGGTCCGCCAGCAGCTCCGCCGACCGCGCGGTCACCGGATCGAAGTCCTCGCGCGCCTCGTGGATGACGTCGGCTGCCATCCGGACGGTCGTCAGCGGCGTCCGCAGCTCGTGCGACACGTCGGACACGAAGCGCCGCTGCATCCGCGACAGGTCCTCCAGCTGCTGGATCTTCACTTGGAGGTTCTGCGCCATCTTGTTGAAGGCCTCGCCCAGACGGGCGATGTCGTCCTCGCCGGTGACCTTCATCCGTTCCTGGAGCCGCCCGGCCGAGAGCCGTTCGGCGATCCCCGCCGCCATGCGTACGGGGGTGACGACCTGGCGCACCACGAGCCACGCGATCGCGCCCAGGAGGACGACGACGAACAGCCCGGCGGTCGCGAGGGTCGTCTTGACCAGGCTCAGCGACTTCTCCTCCTGTGTGAGCGGGAAGAGGTAGTAGAGCTGGTAGAAGTCGCCGTTGGGGTCGGTGACCTGCTTGCCGATCACCAGGCCCGGCTGGGGCTCCTTGTGGGCGCTGGGCTGGTAGACGATCCGGGTGTAGCTCTGGAACACGCCGGTGGCGTCGTCGATCCGCTCCCGCAGCGCCTCGGGGACGCTCGCGGTCGGGTCGACCCCACCGGACGCACGCCGTCCGCGCCCACCGGTCTCACTGCCCGACGACGCGGGGAGCGTCACGACCTCGAAGGCGCCCTGACCACCGCTGGACAGCGACGAGACGGTGTCGCTCATCCACTGGATGACGTTCTGCCGGGACCGGTCGTCCGCCGCGGCCCCGTCGTCCGCGGGGCCGGCCGCGGACTCGTCCGCCCGCTGCTTGGCCGCCGCGAACCCGCCGGTCGCCTGGCTCTGCGACGCCTTCACCTTCGCGTCGAGCAGGCCGTTGCGGACCTGCCCGATGACGACGAAGCCCAGCAGCAGGACCACGCCCAGCGACATCACCAGGGTCGAGACGACGACCCTGAGCTGGATGTTGCGCCGCCACAGCCGCATGACCGGCAGCAACGGCCGGCGCACCCAGCGCAGCAGCAGACGGAGGACCGGGCTTCCCTGGACCCCTCCTTGCAGCAGCCCGCCTTCCAGAAACCGCCCCCAGCGGGAACCCGCCGTCTTCCGGCCGACAGGCCGCTCCCGACGGGTCCCGGTCCGACCGGGGGCCGTAGCGGCACTGTCCTGGGACATGTCAGCTCGGCCCTGCCTTGTATCCGACGCCGCGGACGGTCACCACGATCTCGGGGCGCTCGGGGTCCTTCTCGACCTTGGAGCGCAGTCGCTGGACATGCACGTTGACCAGCCGGGTGTCGGCCGCGTGCCGGTAGCCCCAGACCTGCTCGAGCAGCACCTCGCGCGTGAACACCTGCCACGGCTTACGGGCCAGCGCCACCAGCAGGTCGAACTCCAGCGGCGTCAGCGCGATGGACTGCCCGTCCCGCTTCACGGAGTGCCCCGCCACATCGATGACCAGGTCGCCGATGGCGAGCTGCTCCGGCGCCGGCTCCTCAGACCTCCGCAGCCGCGCCCGGATACGGGCCACGAGCTCCTTCGGCTTGAACGGCTTCACGATGTAGTCGTCGGCGCCGGACTCCAGTCCGACGACGACGTCGACGGTGTCGCTCTTCGCCGTCAGCATCACGATCGGCACGCCCGACTCGGCGCGGATCAGGCGGCACACCTCGATGCCGTCCCTTCCGGGCAGCATCAGGTCGAGCAGCACCAGATCCGGCTTGGTCTCGCGAAAAGCGGCCAGCGCCTTGTCGCCGTCGGCTACGAAAGACGGCTCAAAACCTTCACCACGCAGCACAATGCCGAGCATCTCGGCCAGTGCGGTGTCGTCGTCGACGACAAGGACTCGTCCCTTCATAAACGACATCATCCCATTCTCATAACGGTGGCGAAGGCAGTGGTGAGATAGGTCACCGACCAGCGACCTTAGTCGTAGGTCATCCGCACTGTCTGCCCTCGGTCACCACACAGCGCGTGACCTTTCTGGGGGTTCGACCCCTTTGCTCACCCTGTCGAGGTGACCGGATCACGCCGTCCGAGCAGAAGATCCCGCCTTCACGCACAGGGCGGCGAGCGCCTCAGCCGTCACAGGCGACACGACACCCCCCTCCGTCACGATCGCCGTGACCAGCTCCGGCGGCGTCACGTCGAACGCCGGGTTGTACGCCTGCGTCCCCAGCGGCGCGACCGGGATCCCGGTGCCCGGACCCCCGCCCACCGCCGACGCCTGCGGCACGGCGAGCTCCGTCACCTCGGACCCCGCACGCTGCTCCACCTCGATGGACGCCCCGTCCGGCGTCGCCGGGTCCACCGTCGTCAGCGGCGCCACCACGATGAACGGCACATGGTGGTAGCGCGCCAGCACCGCGAGCGGATAGCTCCCGACCTTGTTCGCCACCGACCCGTCGGCCGCGATCCGGTCCGCCCCGATCAGCACCGCGTCCACCTCACCGGCCGCGAACAGCGAACCCGCCGCGTTGTCCGTGAGCAGCGTGTACGCCATCCCGGTCCGCGCCGCCTCGTACGCCGTCAGCCGGGCCCCCTGCAGCAGGGGCCGCGTCTCGTCCACCCACAGGCGCCTGAGCCGCCCCGCCCGGTGCGCGGCGAGCGCCACCGCGAACGCCGTGCCCTCACCGCCGGACACCAGCGCCCCCGTGTTGCAGTGCGTGAGGATGCGGTGGCCGCCGCCGGGCAGCAGCTCGTCCAGCAGGGCCAGTCCCCGCTCGGCCATCCTGCCGCTCGCCTCGGCGTCCTCCACGTGCAGCGCCCGCGCCGCCCCGAGCGCCGCCGACGCGGCCCGCCCGACGTCGCCGCTCCCGGCCAGCTCGGCCCGGTAGGCGTCCCGCGCCCTGCGCACCCCCAGCGCCAGGTTCACCGCCGTCGGGCGGGCGCCCGCCAGCTCGTCGGCCGCGGCGTCCACGTCGAAGCCCCGCGCGGCGGCGAGCGCGACCCCGTACGCCCCGGCGATACCGAGCAGCGGCGCCCCGCGCACGGCCAGCGAACGGATCGCCTCGACCAGCGCGGAGGCGTCCGTGCACACCAGCTCGACCTCCTCCGCGGGCAGTTTCGTCTGGTCCAGAAGGACCAGAACCGGGCCCTCCGGTGGTTCGTCCCACCGGATCGCCGGTACATCGGTGGGCTTGCCGTCCTCGCCGGAATGCGCGTACTGATCAGCCATGCCGTCAGTCTGCCCCGTCTCCGTCGGACAATTGAAGGGAAGCAGGCCATACCTCGGCGGGTACCTCCGCGGTGCCCCCATGGCACGATGGCTGCCGAACTGCCGCCGCGACCGCGGACGGGCACCGTGAAGGAGCGACGATGAAAGACACTCCGGGCTGGGCCTCGCCCGGATCCGCCCCGTCCGACGGGCAGGAGCCCGGTGCGTCCGGTCCTGCCGAGCCCGCAGACAGCCCCGAATCCGCGCAGCAGCCACCGGCGGACCAGCCGGCCCCCGGCCCGAACTGGTCCAAGGAGCAGCCGCCGGCCGGCCAGTGGTCCGCCCCCACGGGCACCCAGCCCCCCGGCCAGGCCCCGCCACCACCGCCCGGCCCGGGCTGGGGCACCCCGCCCCCGGCCGGCCCCGGCGCACCCGGCGGCTGGGGCGGCGCCCCCCAGGGCTACGGACCCCCCGGCGGATACGGCGGCTGGGGCGGTGGCTGGGGAGGACCCCCGCCGGCCGCCAAGCCCGGCGTGATCCCGCTGCGCCCCCTCGGCGTCGGCGAGATCCTCGACGGCGCCGTCTCCACCATGCGCACCCACTGGCGCACGGTCCTCGGCATCTCCCTCACCGTCGCCGTCGTCACGGAGATCCTCGTCATCCTCGTCCAGGGCTTCCTCCTGGACGACCGCGTCGACACCGACGCCCTCAACGACCCCAGCGCCACCCTCGACGAGATCACCCGCGCCATGGGCGACTCTCTGCTCAACTCCGGCGTCATCCTCCTGATCTCGGCGATCGGCACGGTCATCGCCACCGCTCTGCTGACGACCGTCACCAGCCGCGCGGTGCTCGGCAAGCCGGTCAGCACCGGCGAGGCGTGGCGCGACGCCCGCCCGCAGGTGCCGCGCCTCTTCGGCCTGCTGTTCCTGCTGCTGCTCATCACCATGGGCGTCGCCGTAGCGGGCGCCGTCCCGGGCATCGTCCTGGCCGCCTCGGGAGCCGGTGACGGGGGCATCGCCCTCGCCGTCCTCGGCGCGCTCGCCTCCACCGTCGTCGCGGTATGGCTGTGGTTCCGCTTCTCCCTCGCCTCCCCCGCGCTGATGCTGGAGAAGCAGGGCATCCGGAAGGCGCTGAGCCGCTCCGCGAAGCTGGTCAAGGGCTCCTGGTGGCGGGTGTTCGGCATCCAGCTGCTGGCCATGATCATCGCGAACGTCGTCGCGGCGATCGTCATCATCCCCTTCACGTTCCTGGCCGGCGCGGTCAGCGGCGAGGGCGCCTCCAACATCCTCAACGGCACCACCGAGTTCGGCTGGACGTTCCTCATCGTCAGCGGTGTGGGCTCGGTGATCGGCTCCATGATCACGCTCCCGATCACGGCGGGCGTGACCGTGCTGCTCTACATCGACCAGCGCATCCGCCGCGAGGCCCTCGACCTCGAACTGGCCCGCGCGGCCGGCGTCCAGGGCTCCGGCACCGGCACTCCGGGGAGCTGAATAGGTGAGCTTGCCGGGGGGAGTTCTTTCAGCGGTACCGGGGCTGCCGCACACGGCTGCCCGCGCGCTCCTGGGCGCCGGTGACACCGCCGTACGGGCGTCGGTGGCGGCCTCGGACGACGCGCCGCCGCTCACGACACCGCGCGACCCCGCGCGGGAGGCGGCCAGGCGAGAGCTGTCCAAGAGCAGGTACCACGAGGACGACCCCGGCTGGTTCCAGCGCGCGCTGGACGCCTTCTGGGACTGGGTCGAGGACCTGTTCGACAGCGCCTCGACCGCCACGCCCGGCGGCACAGTCGGCCTGGTCGTCGTCATCCTGGTCGTCCTCGCCGTGATCGGCGTCCTGTGGTGGCGCCTGGGCACCCCGCGCCGCGAACCCACCTCGTCCGCCGCCCTGTTCGACGACCGCCCCCGAAGCGCCGCCGAGCACCGCTCGGCCGCCGAGGCCCACGCCGCCCAGGGCCACTGGAACCGCGCCGTCCAGGAACGCATGCGCGCCATCGTCCGCGCCCTGGAGGAACGCGCGCTCCTCGACGTCCGCCCCGGCCGCACCGCGGACGAGGCCGCCGCGGACGCCGGCCGCTCCCTGCCCGGCCACACCGACCGGCTCCGGGCGGCCGCCCGCGCCTTCGACGACGTCACATACGGCGGGCGGACCGCCTCCCAGCAGACGTACCAGCACCTCGCGGCCCTGGACCGCGACCTGGAGAACACCAAGCCGCAGCTCGCCGCCCACACCCCCCACGACCGGGGAGCCGCCGGATGACGACCGAGGCCACACCCCCGTCCACCTCGGCCTCGCCCAGCGCCCGCCAGGTCTGGACCCGCACGCGAGGCATCGCCCTCGCCCTCGTCGTCCTGCTCGCGGCGGCCGTCGCGATCGCCACGATCCGCTCCGACGCCCGGCACGGCACCCTCGACCCCCGCTCCGCCGACCGCCAGGGCAGCAGAGCCGTCGCCGAACTCCTCGCCGAGCGCGGAGTGGACACGACCGTCGTCACCACCCTCGACGAGGCACGCGCCGCGGCCGACGCCGACACCACCCTCCTGGTCGCCGCCCCCGATCTGCTCACCCCCGGACAACAGCGGGCCCTGCGCACCGCGACCACCGGCGCCGCGGGCCGCACGGTCCTCGTCGCCCCCGGCAGCCCGTCCGTCGAACGCCTCGCCCCCGGCGTCACCGCCGACCCCGCCAACAGCCTCGACTCGACGCTCTCCCCCGACTGCGCGCTGCCCGCCGCCCGCCGCGCCGGCACCGCCGAGACGGGCGGCATGCGCTACACGACCACTCACCTCGACGCCGACGAGTGCTACCCCAGCGACCGCCTCGCCACCCTCCTGCGCATCCCGGAGACCGGCGGCGACGGCACCGGCGACACCGTCGTCATCGGCGCACCCGACATCCTCTTCAACGACCGCCTCGACGAGCAGGGCAACGCCTCGCTCGCCCTCCAGCTCCTCGGCTCCCGCCCCCATCTGGTCTGGTACCTCCCCACGCTCTCCGACACCGCGGCCGCCGACGAGGACGACCAGCGCGGCTTCTTCGACCTGCTCCCCTCGGGCTGGCTCTGGGGCACGCTGCAGCTCTTCATCGCCGCGGCCGTCGCCGCCCTGTGGCGGGCACGCCGGCTCGGCCCCCTGGTGCCCGAAAAACTCCCCGTGGCGATCCGCGCCTCCGAGACCGTCGAAGGCCGCGCCCGCCTCTACCGCAAAGCCAACGCCCGCGACCGCGCGGCCACCGCTCTTCGCTCCACCACACGCATTCGCCTCGCCCCCCTCGTAGGTGTCCCCCTCACCCAGGCGCACACGCCCGAGGCCCTGCTCCCCGCGCTCTCCGCCCACCTCCACCGGCACGGAGACGGACAGAGCCTGCACACCCTCCTCTTCGGCCCGCCGCCCGGCGACGACGCGGCACTCGTCTCCCTCACCGACCAACTCGACGCCCTCGAAAGAGAGGTACGCCGTCCATGATGGACCCGACCACTGACAACGCCGGGAACACCGGGGACCAGGGCGCCGCCCGCGCCTCCCTGGAGGCCCTGCGCGCCGAGATCGCCAAAGCCGTGGTCGGCCAGGACCCCGCAGTCACCGGCCTCGTCGTCGCCCTCCTGTGCCGCGGACACGTCCTCCTCGAAGGCGTCCCCGGCGTCGCCAAGACACTGCTCGTCCGCACCCTCGCCTCGGCCCTCGAACTCGACACCAAGCGCGTCCAGTTCACCCCCGACCTCATGCCGAGCGACGTCACCGGCTCCCTCGTCTACGACACCCGCACCGCCGAGTTCTCCTTCCAGCCCGGCCCGGTCTTCACCAACCTCCTGCTCGCCGACGAGATCAACCGGACCCCGCCGAAGACCCAGTCCTCCCTCCTGGAGGCCATGGAGGAACGCCAGGTCACCGTCGACGGCACCCCCCGCCCCCTCCCGGAGCCCTTCCTCGTCGCCGCGACACAGAACCCCGTCGAGTACGAGGGCACCTACCCCCTCCCCGAAGCCCAGTTGGACCGTTTCCTCCTCAAGCTGACGATCCCGCTGCCTTCCCGCCAGGACGAGATCGACGTCCTCACCCGCCACGCCGAGGGCTTCAACCCGCGCGACCTGCACGCCGCCGGCGTACGCCCCGTGGCGGGCCCCGCCGACCTCGAAGCCGCACGCGCCGCCGTAGCCAAGACGGCGATCTCCCCCGAGATCACGGCCTACGTCGTCGACATCTGCCGCGCCACCCGCGAATCGCCCTCCCTGTCCCTCGGCGTCTCCCCGCGCGGCGCCACGGCCCTGCTGGCCACCGCCCGCGCCTGGGCCTGGCTCACCGGCCGCGACTACGTCATCCCCGACGACGTCAAGGCCCTCGCCCTGCCGACGCTGCGCCACCGCGTCCAGCTCCGCCCCGAGGCCGAGATGGAGGGCGTCACCGCCGACTCCGTCATCAACGCGATCCTCGCCCACGTCCCCGTCCCGCGCTGATGGCCTTCACCGGACGCGCCGCACTCCTCGCGGCCCTGGGCTCCCTCCCCGTCGGCATCTGGGACCCCAGTTGGACGGGCATCCTCGCCGTCAACGCGCCCCTGGCCGCCGCCTGCGCCTGCGACTTCGCCCTGGCCGCCCCCGTACGACGCCTGCGCCTCACCCGCTCGGGCGACACCTCGGTACGCCTGGGCGACACGGCCGACGTCACCCTGACGGTCACCAACCCGTCGGGCCGCCCACTCCGCGCCCACCTGCGCGACGCCTGGCCGCCGAGCAGCTGGCAGCCCGGCACCGAGGTCGAGGCCTCCCGTCACCGCGTGAACATCCCCGCGGGCGAACGCCGACGCCTCACCACCCGCCTCCGCCCCACCCGCCGAGGCGACCGCCAGGCCGACCGCGTCACGATCCGCTCCTACGGCCCCCTCGGACTCTTCGCCCGCCAGGCCACCCACAAGGTCCCCTGGACCGTACGGGTCCTCCCGCCGTTCACAAGCCGCAAGCACCTGCCGTCCAAGCTGGCGCGCCTGCGCGAACTCGACGGCCGCACCAGCCTGATCACCCGCGGCGAGGGCACCGAGTTCGACAGCCTGCGCGAGTACGTCCCCGGCGACGACACCCGCTCCATCGACTGGCGCGCCACCGCCCGGCACTCCACGGTCGCCGTCCGCACCTGGCGCCCCGAACGCGACCGCCACATCCTGCTCGTCCTGGACACCGGCCGTACCTCGGCCGGCCGCGTCGGCGACGCCCCGCGCCTGGACGCCTCCATGGACGCGGCCCTCCTCCTGGCAGCCCTGGCCT containing:
- a CDS encoding DUF4350 domain-containing protein, with translation MTTEATPPSTSASPSARQVWTRTRGIALALVVLLAAAVAIATIRSDARHGTLDPRSADRQGSRAVAELLAERGVDTTVVTTLDEARAAADADTTLLVAAPDLLTPGQQRALRTATTGAAGRTVLVAPGSPSVERLAPGVTADPANSLDSTLSPDCALPAARRAGTAETGGMRYTTTHLDADECYPSDRLATLLRIPETGGDGTGDTVVIGAPDILFNDRLDEQGNASLALQLLGSRPHLVWYLPTLSDTAAADEDDQRGFFDLLPSGWLWGTLQLFIAAAVAALWRARRLGPLVPEKLPVAIRASETVEGRARLYRKANARDRAATALRSTTRIRLAPLVGVPLTQAHTPEALLPALSAHLHRHGDGQSLHTLLFGPPPGDDAALVSLTDQLDALEREVRRP
- a CDS encoding AAA family ATPase, yielding MDPTTDNAGNTGDQGAARASLEALRAEIAKAVVGQDPAVTGLVVALLCRGHVLLEGVPGVAKTLLVRTLASALELDTKRVQFTPDLMPSDVTGSLVYDTRTAEFSFQPGPVFTNLLLADEINRTPPKTQSSLLEAMEERQVTVDGTPRPLPEPFLVAATQNPVEYEGTYPLPEAQLDRFLLKLTIPLPSRQDEIDVLTRHAEGFNPRDLHAAGVRPVAGPADLEAARAAVAKTAISPEITAYVVDICRATRESPSLSLGVSPRGATALLATARAWAWLTGRDYVIPDDVKALALPTLRHRVQLRPEAEMEGVTADSVINAILAHVPVPR
- a CDS encoding DUF58 domain-containing protein; protein product: MAFTGRAALLAALGSLPVGIWDPSWTGILAVNAPLAAACACDFALAAPVRRLRLTRSGDTSVRLGDTADVTLTVTNPSGRPLRAHLRDAWPPSSWQPGTEVEASRHRVNIPAGERRRLTTRLRPTRRGDRQADRVTIRSYGPLGLFARQATHKVPWTVRVLPPFTSRKHLPSKLARLRELDGRTSLITRGEGTEFDSLREYVPGDDTRSIDWRATARHSTVAVRTWRPERDRHILLVLDTGRTSAGRVGDAPRLDASMDAALLLAALASRAGDRVDLLAYDRRVRALVQGRTARDVLPSLVDAMATLEPELLETDARGLTSTTLRTAPRHSLIVLLTALDAAPIEEGLLPVLPQLTRRHTVLLASVADPHIASMAKARGHTDAVYEAASAAQAQAERHRTAEQLRRHGVTVVDAAPDDLAPALADAYLALKTAGRL